From a single Ailuropoda melanoleuca isolate Jingjing chromosome 12, ASM200744v2, whole genome shotgun sequence genomic region:
- the ZNF260 gene encoding zinc finger protein 260 isoform X1, producing MIRMLESLQPEADLRQHDQIHSREKAHECSECGKTFILKQNLIEHKKMHTGEKSHECTECGKVFSRVSSLTLHLRSHTGKKPYKCNKCGKAFSQKRNFLSHQKHHTGEKLHECGKASIQMAGLIKNQRNHTGNKPYACKECGKAFNGKSYLTEHEKIHTGEKPFECNQCGRAFSQKQYLIKHQNIHSGKKPFKCNECGKTFSQKENLIIHQRIHTGEKPYECKGCGKAFIQKSSLIRHQRSHTGEKPYICKECGKAFSGKSNLTEHEKIHIGEKPYKCNECGTIFRQKQYLIKHHNIHTGEKPYECNKCGKAFSRITSLIVHVRIHTGDKPYECKICGKAFCQSSSLTVHMRSHTGEKPYGCNECGKAFSQFSTLALHMRIHTGEKPYQCSECGKAFSQKSHHIRHQRIHTH from the coding sequence ATGATAAGAATGTTGGAAAGCCTTCAGCCTGAAGCAGATCTCCGTCAGCATGATCAGATTCATAGTAGAGAGAAAGCTCatgaatgcagtgaatgtggaaaaACCTTTATCCTGAAGCAAAACCTCATAGAGCATAAGAAAATGCATActggagaaaaatcacatgaatGTACTGAATGTGGTAAAGTATTCTCTCGAGTCTCATCCCTTACTCTACATTTGAGAAGTCATACAGGAAAGAAAccatataaatgtaataaatgtggaaaagctttcagccagaaaagaaacttcctttctcatcagaaacatcatactggagagaaacttcatgaatgtgggaaagcttcTATTCAGATGGCAGGCCTCATTAAAAACCAGAGAAATCATACTGGAAACAAACCGTATGCatgtaaggaatgtggaaaagccttcaaTGGCAAATCATATCTCACCGAGCATGAGAAAATTCATACGGGAGAGAAACCATTTGAATGTAATCAATGTGGAAGAGCCTTCAGCCAGAAGCAATACCTCATTAAACATCAGAATATCCACAGTGGAAAGAAACCctttaaatgtaatgaatgtggaaaaaCCTTTAGCCAGAAGGAAAACCTCATTATCCATCAAAGAAtacatactggagagaaaccttatgaatgcaAAGGGTGTGGGAAAGCTTTCATTCAGAAGTCAAGCCTGATTAGACACCAGAGAAgtcatacaggagagaaaccctatatatgtaaagaatgtgggaaagccttcagtggCAAATCAAATCTCACTGAGCATGAGAAAATTCATATTGGAGAAAAACCctataaatgtaatgaatgtggaacAATCTTTAGGCAGAAGCAATACCTCATTAAACATCACAATattcatacaggagagaaaccctatgaatgtaataaatgtggaaaagccttctcTCGAATCACATCACTCATTGTACATGTCAGAATTCATACAGGTGATaaaccttatgaatgtaaaaTATGTGGGAAAGCCTTCTGTCAAAGTTCATCTCTTACTGTTCATATGAGAAGCCATACAGGTGAGAAGCCCTATGgttgtaatgaatgtgggaaagccttctcTCAATTCTCAACTCTTGCTTTACATATGAGAATCcatactggagaaaaaccttATCAGTGTAGtgaatgtgggaaggcttttaGCCAGAAGTCACATCATATTAGACACCAGAGAATTCATACTCACTAA
- the ZNF260 gene encoding zinc finger protein 260 isoform X2, whose protein sequence is MIRMLESLQPEADLRQHDQIHSREKAHECSECGKTFILKQNLIEHKKMHTGEKSHECTECGKVFSRVSSLTLHLRSHTGKKPYKCNKCGKAFSQKRNFLSHQKHHTGEKLHECGKASIQMAGLIKNQRNHTGNKPYACKECGKAFNGKSYLTEHEKIHTGEKPFECNQCGRAFSQKQYLIKHQNIHSGKKPFKCNECGKTFSQKENLIIHQRIHTGEKPYECKGCGKAFIQKSSLIRHQRSHTGEKPYICKECGKAFSGKSNLTEHEKIHIGEKPYKCNECGTIFRQKQYLIKHHNIHTGEKPYECNKCGKAFSRITSLIVHVRIHTGDKPYECKICGKAFCQSSSLTVHMRSHTGAVSLK, encoded by the exons ATGATAAGAATGTTGGAAAGCCTTCAGCCTGAAGCAGATCTCCGTCAGCATGATCAGATTCATAGTAGAGAGAAAGCTCatgaatgcagtgaatgtggaaaaACCTTTATCCTGAAGCAAAACCTCATAGAGCATAAGAAAATGCATActggagaaaaatcacatgaatGTACTGAATGTGGTAAAGTATTCTCTCGAGTCTCATCCCTTACTCTACATTTGAGAAGTCATACAGGAAAGAAAccatataaatgtaataaatgtggaaaagctttcagccagaaaagaaacttcctttctcatcagaaacatcatactggagagaaacttcatgaatgtgggaaagcttcTATTCAGATGGCAGGCCTCATTAAAAACCAGAGAAATCATACTGGAAACAAACCGTATGCatgtaaggaatgtggaaaagccttcaaTGGCAAATCATATCTCACCGAGCATGAGAAAATTCATACGGGAGAGAAACCATTTGAATGTAATCAATGTGGAAGAGCCTTCAGCCAGAAGCAATACCTCATTAAACATCAGAATATCCACAGTGGAAAGAAACCctttaaatgtaatgaatgtggaaaaaCCTTTAGCCAGAAGGAAAACCTCATTATCCATCAAAGAAtacatactggagagaaaccttatgaatgcaAAGGGTGTGGGAAAGCTTTCATTCAGAAGTCAAGCCTGATTAGACACCAGAGAAgtcatacaggagagaaaccctatatatgtaaagaatgtgggaaagccttcagtggCAAATCAAATCTCACTGAGCATGAGAAAATTCATATTGGAGAAAAACCctataaatgtaatgaatgtggaacAATCTTTAGGCAGAAGCAATACCTCATTAAACATCACAATattcatacaggagagaaaccctatgaatgtaataaatgtggaaaagccttctcTCGAATCACATCACTCATTGTACATGTCAGAATTCATACAGGTGATaaaccttatgaatgtaaaaTATGTGGGAAAGCCTTCTGTCAAAGTTCATCTCTTACTGTTCATATGAGAAGCCATACAG GAGCAGTCTCATTGAAGTAA